The DNA sequence GGAGCCAGAGCGCAAGCCTAAGCGCAGGGCTCGGCCCAATTTAAGCAAGACTGACAGTAAGCTTCAGTTTGTTTCATTAATGCTTATAGTTTTTTATCACTTATTTGTTAATTCTGgctgtaattttttttacagttcatGACACTACCCGCATTCAGGAAAGATTGTCGCTGATGAAGAATGACAGACCTTTGCCAATCGTTAATAGACCTGAGGCTCCACCCCCTATACCAAAGCCAGTCATAACAGAAGAGCCGGTCATGCCAGGTAATTTTTTGCATGTACCACCTTGCTGAATGTACCTAGACATGCTCTGCTTTCGAGTTATATGGTTTTCAATTCCAAAACATGTGGTATTACCGCAGTATTTTCAGAGGCCTTGATTGGCTCGAATGAGAACATCTACACCGACCCAGCGGCACAGGAGGAGAACGAAGAGGAAGTGGAGCAAAAGGCACATGGAAATGATCATGAGAAAGAGGAAGAAGTGGGAGAGTGGGATGAGGTGAGCAGCCAGGTGTCCTCTGCCTCATCAGAGGACTACATTGTCATCCTGCCTGACTGCTTCGATACTTCCAGGCCCCTGGGAGAATCGATGTATAGCTCAGCAATGTCCGAGAGTGCAGTCCCTCTCCCCAACCAACCGGAGGCGCCACAAGTCCAGAGCACCACCGAAGGAGAGACTGAAGAGACCACCCTTGTTCCAGCTCTTCAAAATAGCCTGAATAAGATGCTCTGCACTTCTCAGATACTGGACACCCCTCCTCTAATTCCAGAGGTGGTACCTCCTTCCATAACTCTGTCACCAGCTCCAACTCTTCGATCCCAcaggtaaaaatgaaaaaaagagCTCATTattttcttaactctttccccgcaattgacgagagaaaaagaaagtttTTCCGACAATCCATATTTCAGCTATTATCCAAcaggtggcactcttacccaacttataaaacccggaagtatcccctaactgtgggtttacaccagatgcgagttcaacgatttgcgcgagtagattacatacaaagtaaatgcaaagacgcgatcagacgcgtcctcgcgtggggcgatgcgaatgacgcgatatggatGGCACTTTTGGCGTGAAacacgtcttcgcccaagttgaaaatattaaactcgagcgaaaaatttgcatgacacgaagttaaatctcacttcgcgtttggtgtaaacccacagtaagggaaaacagttcaaactaaaaattttgtattttggaagaaacctacccatatttgtgaggtgataaaaagaaaacatataaaGGTAGGAAAAAAACGgggttgtttgaaagcagagggtctggttctttcatttgatatattgtatgtttatatatttaaagaggaacattttctggattaaacttttttgaaaatcataaaaaatgatggtgctggcaacttttttttttttaaaacgttggcagggaaagagttaataataataaataatgcaaAAACTGTAATATGTTGTTAActattaatgatttttttttaactattaaaGATCGGTGAGATCTCATGATCTTGAGTTGGCACCAGGGACCTCTGAAGAGAGCACATCATGCCAGCGTGATGATGACACAAGTGGTGAGTTGTCAGTcatggaaaaatatatttaaaggaatagtttaccccaaaataGAACATTTTGTCATCATCTTCTCATcgtcatgttgttctaaatctgtatgaatttattttttctgatgaacgcaaaagaagatattttgatggaTGATGGTgggcacacagctgattgtagccattgacttccatagtaggaaaaacaaatacgatagAATTCAACGGGTACCGCCAACTACGTGCcgtcttcatttatcaaaatatcttcttcataatttattacattacttccataatattcgttttttctactatggaagtcagtggttacAATTAGCTgtgtgcttaaaggaaaacacgacagtttttcaatattttactatgttcttatctcagattagatgaattaatacatacctacctTTTtgaatgcgtgcacttaatctttgtacagcgcctcataAATGTGTTAgaatttagcctagccccattcctTCCTATGGATCCAaaccaaaatgttattttgtcccaccatacttactcgtgtttggtgacttctaaattcatccctgtttggagccataggaataaatggggctaggctaaatgctaacacattcatgaggcgctgtacaaagattaagtgcacttatttaaaaaaagataggtatgtattaatttgtctaagttggggtaagaacaaagtaaaatattgaaaaaagtggtgttttcctttaacatcatttatcaaaatatttaaaataaaaggtttAAACAACAAAggatttgggtgaactatccctttaagtatcttttgaaaacgttttattttatttgtactcTCATTTATTTGTACTTCTCAAATATTAATTTTGGACCATGATGTATGTCATGTGATATTTTGAAAGTGGTTGTGTAGTCTTGAAAAGTTTGTTTCAGAATTATGTGTCTGCTTTGCCTCAGGTTGCGTAACAGCTCATTCAGAGGCCCATGTTAGTGCCTTTGAGACCTGCAGCTCCCAGGATCTCAGGTAAAACCAAATAATCCACGTTTTCACTTCCAAACATTACAAGTGTTAAAATATAGTAAACATAGCCAAGTTTCAAGATAAAGTTGTTTGACTGCAACCACAAAGGAAGTGGCTCTGCAGACATTTCAGGTTTCACTTTTATTATAGTGTGGTTAGCAAAAAACTTATCTTGGCATGTCATGTAACAGATGCACATCTATAACAATATTGCTGAGTAAAACATGTTTGCTCTCTTCCTCTTGTTTCACAATCTCTACAGTCATCAATATTACGCACGCTTTTGTTTTTCTGCAGGGTACGTAACGGTGGGCTGACAGAGGGGCTGGTAAAGGGAGCGCTTTCTGTGGCCGCCTCTGCTTATAAAGCTCTCTTCACAGGCCAGAGCACACCTCAGGTACATTTTTTTTCACTAACACAgaattacattaatttttgaTGTATGTTGCatttatctaaagtgacttacagtgcatttgaGGTGTACTATTCATTTGTTTGCGAGAAATTGAACATACAAGCCTGCTATTGCTAGCTCCATGTTTCATGCACTTTATTCATTCTCATATTGGTCATCACTGAACTTTGCATGCGAGTGATTTTCAACATGCTCATTCACTTACAGCGGCCTGCCGTTGACCCAGCGTGTGAGGATGCCTCATTGATGGTGGTATTACAGGAGATGGGCTTTAGTAACCAGCTGCTGAACCAGAGGTTACTGAGAAAGCATCACTACAATTTGCTGGATGTGGTCAGTGAGCTAGTGCAGTTGACTGACAGCGAGTGGCATATCTCGAGACACTAGGAAGTACCATGGCAACCTCAATGagtaattgaaaaataaaattgtaaatgATTTCATCGTGTCGCAGCAATCTCTGCAGGAGCTGGATGGTGTTAAACGCTTCTAATGTTCTTAGAGAAATACGTAGTATGGACCCTTAAAAAGGGTCTACTTATAATAGCTGCTATGATGCAATTACGTGATTGTATACTTTTAATGTTTATAAGACGTAATGAATGGGGTAACAGCATATGGTTTATTTAGCAGTCTTTATTGCTATCTGTGCCCTACTGACATGTATAGACTTCTATTAGAAAGGCTTCAGGTATCTTTTGTACTGCTCGATAAGCTAAGCATAATTTGAGAAGGTGTCCTGAAAGTTTTAGTTTGTTTGGACACTTTTGCCTCCTAGAGGAAGGGAAAAACTATTGCCTGTGTTGATTTGTTATTTGTCACAGTGACCTCTATATTTGTATAGCTTATTTTTGATCACATTAATTAAGGTGTTTGGCTATTAAACTTATAGGAATGTGTGCAATGAGATTTTTTTCGTCATGCTTGACAAAACCAGTGATGGAGTAGATGAAGTTTTTGCTAGGCATCATTTATGATCATCTTTGTTATTTTCATGTGCTACCAATGTATTACTATCAGCTCAAGGCTTATCAGTGGCTTTTGGTGTCCAACACagtgaataaaaaaacattccaTATGAACTTTTGTTGGAATTTTGTGTTCAGGACGTGATGGATTTTATCTACACATGGTATTTGCTTATACAGCACCATGAATCATTTGCTTTTGTTCAAATTGCCCCAAACAAAAGGTTAATGTACAAACATCTGAACTGCTGAAACAGTGGAATGTTCTAAAGGTTAAAAGCGTTATTCCTAAACTCAGCTTCCTCTAAAGAGGACAGGAACTAAGcacagttttgtttttaaccCTTCTGTTTTTCCTTATTTGAGATTTTACACTTTCGTTTTATGAATATCAAAACCAGTCAAGACAATAATAATGATTCTTATTTGACTATGTTTTAATACGTTATATACTAAAACTAtggaataacacaaatgtaactatGATCACGATATCACCATTAGATTATAAGATTATAAACCAGTTTAAAAAGATTATTCTattcactctcagaaaaaaaggtaaaaaagtacctttttgtcactgggatagtaccttttaaaatatccttatatgtactatttaggtaTAGATgtgtacaaaagtgtacttttttaaagtacttttttgcataatatatgagtttgggctgtgtgtaaatattatgtatatttaaacacacacacatacatatacatttaggaaatgttttatttacatattgttttttaatctatatagaatatataaataaataaatagatatacatatataaatgttttttaaatacatacatgaatgtgcgtgcagtgcatttatatatacataataattatacacagcacaaactcatatgttatgcaaaaaatacttttttattttgtatgagattaatctagattaatctatgcctaGCACTAGTTTTTTTAAAGATCAACTAATTTTAGATATTTAGGGTCATtagaaacatttaaatgtacagtagtGTACACCATAACATATAAACATAGGACAGTGTACTATATAATAAACTTTATAGTGTAAATGTAAATCCCACAATTTgtattacattacaaaaatacattattaagATTTTGTTGCATTTGCTTTGTCCACCAAACAACTTGAAGACATAATGGAGGCATGCAATACAAATGGTGACCGCAGGGGGACGACATCGAACAGTTGAAGATCAAAGGAGGAAGTAGCACCCGACGCCACAAGTCTTCAAGTCGCATGATGAGTGTTCAACTAAGTTAACTTAAGCGACGAGTGATAATAGTCGACAGAAAAAAATCAAGTCAAGATATCAAGGCAGAATGTTTCGATAGTTTCACGGTAGGTGGAAGATTGCTTTGTTGACATTTGACATGAACAGGTTTTGTAATGTTATGTTACGACGAGTGTTTACATGAAGGAAAAGTTCATCCCGTCTTGTGGTTTAAAACATTCAATCATCGTCATGACGCTATGACATTGTATTATGGTTATTTGTTGTTTCTTTTTAACATTATGGCGACGTCTCAAAACGCAAAAAACCTGCTAACGTTATTTGCATCGTCACATGAGCATTCCTAATCAGTGACAGCTGTTCACTATTGAGACATAGCacatatctgtacatttttacacattttaaagtagaCCGTAAGTGATCTTCCTGCCAATAAAACAACTTTCACGGAAATGCAAATGTACTTAATGGTTGTAATAGGAAGTTTATTGGTTTTAATTGAAGTTAGTAGTTGGGTTTCTCCTGGTAAAGTGTTGGAATCTAATGGTTGGTTGTTATCTGATAGatgggaaacatagggggatcAAGAGAATTATTAAATCCTACTGGAATAAGGCCTAAAACACACTTTTTAATGGTTTTCATACATAAATCTTTGATAATTGAAGCCATTAGAATTTGAAGAtttcttcaaatgtttttttctgcaggcaccaaaaaatattttaaattaaaactaaaGCTGGTGACATGCTGACTTTTGTGACACAATATGGGAATATGACCATAATAAAAGATTTAGGTTTTCCGTAGGTTTTTTAGCTTTTTGGCCAAATTATTGAACTTTGCCATGTTTTATAATGGCGTGTAAATTCTTTGGACATCGATTTGGAGTTTTACTGTTCTTTTTACTGTGTTACTGTAGTTTTACGAAGATGTTTTACAGTTATGTTTAACTAGATCAATACAAGCTTTATGATGCTAACCATGCACTGTACCTATAATAGACAGGGTCTCTTCTTTAGGGTGGAGGCCTTTGGATTTAATCACATTAGATCCAACATCATACTGAAAATAGACCATTATGACCCAAAATAAATATGGAGATAAACGGAGGCTTTCTAAATGGACGGACTATGGGAGTATTAATGGGGAAGGACAGTCGGATCCATGCCCTACCTGCCAGGGTACCGGACGTATACCGCGAGGTAAgaattttctctttatttctgattttatttttctgttGTTAAGCAAAAACCCTTATCCTCTCTTTTTATAACATCTTCAGGTCAGGAGAACCAACTCGTGGCTGTCATTCCTTGCAGTGATCAAAGACTAAAACCTCACCACACGTGAGTATCACACGGATAAGTTGACTTATGCAATACCCAGTGAGGGATCAATAAAGCATACTTTATTGCACATTAAGAGTGTGTTATTGTATTATTGGCACTTCATTTTATTCTAAGGTGAATGTGTATAACATGATTTAGTGTCCCACACGAAACTGTACGTGTGCATATCCGTTGGGCTTTGCCTTCTGATCTGTGCTCTGATCCTGTTTTTCCTTTTTCCACGGAGCATTGACATGTCACCCGTGGAACTACAGTCATCTATGGTCTATTTCACTCCAGATAAAGTAAAAATGGTGGTCACTGTAAGTGAACTTGAGCAATAATCACACTTtaagacttttttatgtttttttataagcCTTGCAATTTCCTGTCTCTCTGTTTTCAGAACAAACTCAACATCACCAATCATAACTTTGTTAGTATTCTGGCTAAAGATCTTAATGTGCAGGCACTGATTTTAGAAACGGTGGTTGGCAAGACCAAGTTCCTCAATGTGACCATACTCCCTCCTAGATCACAGAAGACGGTA is a window from the Misgurnus anguillicaudatus chromosome 4, ASM2758022v2, whole genome shotgun sequence genome containing:
- the tmem106a gene encoding transmembrane protein 106A, giving the protein MTQNKYGDKRRLSKWTDYGSINGEGQSDPCPTCQGTGRIPRGQENQLVAVIPCSDQRLKPHHTKLYVCISVGLCLLICALILFFLFPRSIDMSPVELQSSMVYFTPDKVKMVVTNKLNITNHNFVSILAKDLNVQALILETVVGKTKFLNVTILPPRSQKTITVVSDIAIEDKGLNNYCKSATIQIHTLFLHLQMTINVSYLSHSEQMSTDAYEYIDCGVNSTIPHKVPLL